In Mustela nigripes isolate SB6536 chromosome 2, MUSNIG.SB6536, whole genome shotgun sequence, a single window of DNA contains:
- the LOC132010757 gene encoding zinc finger protein 709-like codes for MRTHTGDRPYECKECGKTYVKSEHFKRHMITHSTVKPYECNRCGRSFRDYTNLRVHMRTHTGERPYECQQCGKTFRYLGNLREHTTTHTGERPYECQQCGKTFRYNSCLREHMWKHSGERPYKCQHCEKAFIRHHTLVVHTVRWHTEGGHLECKECGETFRKHRAFERHMATHGILKPYECKECGRAFRCHRDVQVHTRTHTGERPFKCELCGKAFKSPANLRAHMRTHTGESPRKCQQCGKIFSTPGRLQVHRRTHTGERPCKCEQCGKAFTSPGNLRAHMRTHSGERPCKCQQCGKAFTCAASLRVHMRTHTRKRPYECHHCGKAFRSPSHLEAHTRTHTGERPFKCTECRKAFSQPQCFQDHLKTHNTVKSYECKECGKAYKFPSSLRGHMKTHTGERTSLVTTPFRNT; via the coding sequence ATGAGGACACATACTGGGGATAGACCCTACGAATGTAAGGAGTGTGGGAAAACTTACGTGAAGTCTGAACATTTTAAACGCCACATGATCACCCACAGTACCgtgaaaccctatgaatgtaaccGGTGTGGCAGATCCTTCCGGGATTACACAAACCTGCGCGTCCATATGAGGACGCACACTGGGGAAAGACCCTATGAATGTCAGCAGTGTGGGAAGACCTTCAGATATCTTGGAAATCTGCGGGAACATACGACAACACACACGGGGGAGAGACCGTATGAATGTCAGCAGTGTGGGAAGACTTTCAGGTATAACTCATGCCTGCGAGAACACATGTGGAAGCACAGTGGAGAGAGACCCTATAAGTGTCAGCACTGTGAAAAAGCCTTCATTCGTCACCACACTCTTGTAGTACATACTGTGAGATGGCACACCGAGGGTGGACACTTGGAATGTAAGGAGTGTGGTGAAACTTTCAGAAAGCATCGAGCTTTCGAACGTCACATGGCCACACACGGTATCctgaaaccctatgaatgtaaggagTGTGGAAGAGCCTTCAGGTGCCACAGAGACGTACAGGTACATACGAGGACACACACTGGGGAAAGACCTTTCAAATGTGAGctgtgtgggaaagcctttaaGTCTCCTGCAAACCTTCGAGCACATATGAGGACACACACTGGTGAAAGCCCCCGCAAATGTCAGCAGTGTGGGAAAATCTTCTCGACTCCTGGACGCCTGCAAGTACATAGGAGGACACACACTGGGGAAAGACCCTGTAAATGTGAgcagtgtgggaaagccttcaccTCTCCTGGAAACCTACGAGCTCATATGAGGACACACAGTGGGGAAAGACCCTGTAAATGCCAgcagtgtgggaaagccttcaccTGTGCTGCGTCCTTGCGGGTACATATGAGGACACACACTAGGAAGAGACCCTATGAATGTCACCACTGTGGCAAAGCCTTCAGGAGTCCATCGCACCTGGAagcacacacacggacacacactgGGGAGAGACCTTTTAAGTGTACAGAGTGTCGGAAAGCGTTCAGTCAGCCTCAGTGTTTTCAAGATCATTTGAAAACGCACAACACAGTTAAATCCTATGAATGTAAGGAGTGTGGGAAAGCATACAAGTTTCCCTCATCCCTTCGAGGGCATATGAAGACACACACTGGGGAGAGAACCTCACTGGTCACGACTCCCTTCAGGAACACGTGA